One window of Sphingomonas sp. KC8 genomic DNA carries:
- a CDS encoding cyanophycinase, with translation MRRPISIWALLIAIFGFAIISAPALAKKPPYRHHQLGTPGTPTPGPVSGGLLLIGGGDRNHDAMHWFFGKAGHGHIVVLRASLGPEIGEEFFNDIGGIQSVETFVFYDRIAATDPKILASLRRADGIFIAGGDQARYVRYWRGTPVAALLDEHVAAGKPLAGTSAGLAILGERLYAPMQGGSLSSSRALAAPFGAANTIEGDFLHIALLKGVVTDTHFKERHRLGRLFAFVAKAQADRKADQPAMIGLGVDESAALAVEPDGAGRIYATEPDGGVWLVDGAELRNVARQGPLNAPRVKVTRLLTGSTIHLPSGTVENPDFIGTYSAENGELNQLTY, from the coding sequence GTGCGTCGACCCATCAGTATCTGGGCCTTGCTGATCGCAATATTCGGGTTCGCCATCATCTCGGCCCCGGCGCTTGCGAAAAAGCCACCCTATCGCCACCACCAGTTGGGCACGCCAGGCACGCCAACACCCGGCCCCGTATCCGGCGGGCTGTTGCTGATCGGCGGCGGTGATCGCAACCATGACGCGATGCACTGGTTCTTCGGCAAAGCCGGACATGGCCATATCGTGGTGCTGCGCGCGTCGCTGGGCCCCGAAATCGGCGAAGAGTTTTTCAACGATATCGGCGGAATCCAATCCGTCGAAACCTTCGTCTTTTACGACAGAATCGCCGCCACAGACCCAAAGATACTGGCCAGCCTGCGCCGTGCGGATGGCATCTTCATCGCAGGCGGCGATCAGGCGCGCTATGTCCGCTACTGGCGGGGAACACCTGTCGCCGCCTTGCTCGACGAACATGTTGCGGCCGGCAAGCCGCTCGCGGGCACCAGCGCCGGCCTCGCCATCCTGGGTGAACGGCTTTACGCGCCCATGCAAGGCGGCAGTCTTTCCAGTTCCAGGGCTTTGGCAGCACCCTTTGGCGCCGCCAACACGATCGAAGGCGATTTTCTGCATATCGCCCTGCTGAAGGGCGTTGTCACCGACACCCATTTCAAGGAGAGGCATCGGCTGGGCCGGCTGTTCGCATTTGTCGCAAAAGCGCAGGCCGACAGGAAAGCGGATCAACCAGCCATGATAGGATTGGGTGTTGACGAAAGCGCAGCCCTGGCGGTCGAGCCGGATGGGGCCGGACGGATATACGCGACCGAGCCGGATGGCGGCGTGTGGCTGGTGGACGGTGCCGAGTTGCGCAATGTCGCGCGGCAGGGACCGCTGAATGCGCCACGGGTGAAGGTTACACGGCTTTTGACGGGATCGACCATTCACCTCCCGTCGGGAACAGTGGAAAACCCTGATTTCATCGGAACCTATTCGGCAGAAAATGGCGAATTGAATCAGTTAACTTACTGA
- a CDS encoding Lrp/AsnC family transcriptional regulator: protein MMPLPGSGLDDLDERLLGLLREDARQPIAQLAKELGISRGQLYSRLSRLEEAGVVAGYTVRLGTAFSSSRVRAHMMIKTLPRCRRDVEQALAKIALVTAIHAINGEYDIIAMLEAEDGSHLNDLIDDIGLLEGVERTTTSVILATKVDR, encoded by the coding sequence ATGATGCCCCTGCCCGGTTCTGGCCTGGACGATCTGGATGAACGCTTGCTCGGTCTTCTGCGCGAGGATGCCCGGCAGCCTATCGCGCAACTGGCCAAGGAACTGGGAATATCGCGAGGTCAGCTATATTCCCGCCTTTCGCGGCTTGAGGAAGCCGGAGTGGTTGCCGGATATACCGTGCGCCTGGGCACCGCTTTTTCAAGCAGCCGCGTACGTGCTCATATGATGATCAAGACCCTGCCCCGGTGTCGCCGCGACGTGGAACAGGCGCTGGCCAAGATCGCGCTCGTCACGGCCATCCATGCCATCAACGGCGAATATGACATCATCGCCATGCTGGAGGCCGAAGATGGCAGCCACCTGAACGATCTGATCGACGACATCGGCTTGCTGGAAGGCGTGGAACGGACAACGACCTCCGTAATCCTCGCAACGAAGGTTGATCGATAA
- a CDS encoding efflux RND transporter permease subunit produces the protein MLDHVLNMSVRFRWAVVAVTLIVALYGAFQLTKLPIDAVPDITNKQVQINTSASALGPLDMERLVTFPVETAMAGIPGLETTRSISRNGFSQVTVVFEESTDLYFARQQVAERLAQAKGSLPDDVEPQLGPVSTGLGEVLMWVVEFDDPAAKGGSLVVAGRPGHQPDGSFLTPDGEHLTNEVAKLGYLRTVQDWLVRPQLRSVAGVAGIDSIGGYEKQFVVQPDPGKLASFGISFSELADALEKANISVGANFIERGGEAFLVRADARIRTLDEIARATVAVRGGVPVAVRDVATVVVGGDLRTGAASENGREVVIGTALMRAGGNSRLVAEAVAERLDAVAKTLPPGIAIKAVYDRSALVDATIGTVEKNLVEGALLVIAVLFWLLGNIRAAIIATLVIPLSFVMMAIGMNAHGVSGNLMSLGALDFGLIVDGSIIIIENCLRRLGERQHREGRLLTLRERLHEVFEASREMVRPTLYGQAIIFLVFVPLLAFTGVEGKMFSPMAITVLLALAGAFILSLTFVPAMVAILIRGRVSEKDVGAIAWVRTRYEPLLHHVVARPWPWIGGGIATFALAALVFTTLGREFIPQLDEGDVALQAIRIPSTSLAQSNTMQMQVERALAPLPEIAFVFSKTGTAEVASDPMPPNASDAFVILKPKEQWPDGVTSKTQVIERIEARLKPLVGNAFEVSQPIQMRFNELIAGVRGDIAIKLYGDDLERMGQAAEDVARVLRAIPGAADVKVEQTTGFPTLDVQFDRDAIARYGLSVQDVADTVAAAMGGREAGLVFEGDRRFDIVVRLDRATRDDIDAIGALPVMLPETGGARLSVPLRELARFSFSEGLNQVSRENGKRRVVVQANVRGRDLGSFVEDARARIAAGVTLPSGSFVEWGGQYENLQAASARLMIVIPVVFIAIFAILFVALGGVAPAIAVYSAIPLGLAGGVFGLALAGLPFSVSAAVGFICLSGVSVLNGLVVMTSIRRYLIDGATVDGAVIMGTMDRVRAVLMTGIVPAVGFVPMAIATGTGAEVQRPLAIVVIGGLISATLLTLFVLPAISRLLLKWNVARADEAVSAVA, from the coding sequence ATGCTAGATCATGTTCTGAATATGTCCGTCCGTTTTCGCTGGGCGGTTGTCGCTGTTACGCTGATCGTGGCGCTGTACGGCGCGTTCCAGTTGACGAAATTGCCGATCGACGCCGTGCCTGACATCACCAACAAACAGGTGCAGATCAACACGTCTGCATCGGCACTGGGGCCGCTCGACATGGAACGGCTCGTGACCTTTCCGGTCGAAACCGCAATGGCCGGCATTCCGGGACTGGAAACGACCCGATCAATTTCGCGCAATGGCTTCAGTCAGGTCACGGTTGTTTTCGAGGAATCGACCGACCTTTACTTCGCGCGCCAGCAGGTGGCCGAACGCCTGGCGCAGGCCAAGGGCAGCTTGCCCGACGATGTGGAGCCGCAACTAGGCCCGGTTTCGACCGGGTTGGGCGAAGTGCTGATGTGGGTCGTCGAGTTTGATGACCCGGCTGCCAAAGGCGGCAGCCTAGTGGTGGCAGGGCGGCCCGGCCACCAGCCCGACGGCAGTTTCCTGACACCGGACGGCGAGCATCTGACCAACGAGGTCGCCAAGCTCGGTTATCTGCGAACGGTGCAGGATTGGTTGGTGCGCCCGCAATTGCGTTCCGTCGCCGGTGTCGCCGGTATCGATTCCATCGGCGGTTACGAAAAGCAGTTCGTGGTTCAGCCTGATCCCGGCAAGCTTGCCAGCTTCGGCATCTCCTTTTCCGAACTGGCCGATGCGCTGGAAAAGGCGAATATCTCTGTCGGGGCCAACTTCATCGAGCGCGGGGGCGAGGCGTTTCTGGTTCGCGCCGATGCCCGGATCCGAACGCTCGATGAAATCGCGCGGGCAACCGTGGCGGTGCGTGGTGGCGTTCCGGTGGCGGTACGCGATGTCGCTACCGTCGTCGTCGGCGGCGATTTGCGGACAGGAGCTGCATCCGAAAACGGCCGTGAGGTGGTTATCGGTACCGCCTTGATGCGGGCCGGCGGCAATAGCCGGCTGGTGGCAGAGGCCGTTGCCGAACGGCTGGATGCGGTGGCGAAGACATTGCCGCCGGGCATTGCCATCAAGGCGGTCTATGATCGTTCCGCGCTGGTCGACGCAACGATCGGGACGGTTGAAAAGAACCTTGTTGAAGGTGCCTTGCTGGTTATCGCTGTTCTGTTCTGGTTGCTCGGCAACATCCGTGCGGCGATCATTGCCACGCTCGTCATCCCACTGTCGTTCGTGATGATGGCGATCGGCATGAACGCGCATGGCGTATCGGGAAACCTGATGAGCCTCGGCGCGCTCGATTTCGGGCTGATCGTCGACGGATCGATCATCATTATCGAAAATTGCCTGCGCCGGCTTGGCGAACGCCAGCACCGCGAAGGCCGGCTGCTGACATTGAGGGAACGTCTGCACGAAGTATTCGAAGCATCGCGTGAAATGGTGCGTCCGACGCTATATGGACAGGCGATCATCTTCCTGGTGTTCGTTCCCTTGCTCGCTTTTACCGGGGTGGAGGGCAAGATGTTCTCGCCGATGGCGATTACCGTGCTGCTTGCGCTGGCGGGTGCATTCATTCTGTCGCTGACATTCGTGCCGGCGATGGTCGCGATCCTTATTCGCGGCCGGGTATCCGAAAAGGATGTCGGCGCAATTGCGTGGGTCAGAACGCGCTACGAACCGCTGCTGCATCATGTGGTCGCGCGGCCATGGCCATGGATCGGAGGCGGCATCGCCACCTTCGCGCTCGCGGCGCTGGTTTTCACGACGCTGGGACGGGAGTTCATCCCCCAACTGGATGAAGGCGACGTCGCCCTGCAGGCGATCCGCATTCCTTCCACATCGCTGGCCCAATCGAACACGATGCAGATGCAGGTCGAACGCGCGCTGGCGCCGCTACCCGAAATCGCCTTCGTCTTTTCGAAGACGGGCACCGCCGAGGTGGCCAGCGATCCGATGCCCCCCAATGCGTCGGATGCGTTCGTGATCCTGAAACCGAAGGAGCAATGGCCGGATGGCGTGACCAGCAAGACGCAGGTGATCGAACGGATCGAGGCACGACTGAAGCCGCTGGTCGGCAATGCGTTCGAAGTGTCGCAGCCGATCCAGATGCGTTTCAACGAACTGATTGCCGGGGTGCGCGGGGATATCGCAATCAAGCTATACGGCGATGATCTCGAACGCATGGGGCAGGCGGCCGAAGATGTGGCGCGCGTGCTGCGCGCCATTCCCGGCGCTGCGGATGTGAAGGTTGAACAGACGACAGGTTTTCCCACGCTTGACGTGCAGTTCGATCGCGACGCCATCGCCCGTTATGGCCTTAGTGTGCAGGATGTGGCCGACACGGTGGCGGCCGCGATGGGCGGGCGTGAGGCTGGGTTGGTGTTCGAAGGCGATCGTCGGTTCGATATCGTCGTCCGTCTCGATCGAGCGACCCGTGATGATATCGATGCGATCGGCGCGCTTCCGGTGATGTTGCCGGAAACAGGTGGCGCGCGACTTTCCGTGCCCTTGCGTGAACTGGCGCGCTTCAGCTTTTCCGAAGGGCTGAACCAGGTGAGCCGCGAAAATGGCAAGCGCCGGGTGGTCGTCCAAGCCAATGTGCGGGGACGCGATCTTGGTTCGTTTGTGGAGGATGCCAGGGCGCGTATCGCCGCTGGGGTAACGTTACCGTCCGGAAGCTTCGTCGAATGGGGGGGGCAGTATGAAAATCTGCAAGCCGCATCGGCGCGGCTGATGATCGTGATCCCCGTCGTTTTCATCGCTATCTTCGCAATCCTGTTCGTCGCGCTGGGCGGGGTGGCGCCGGCGATAGCGGTCTATTCGGCCATTCCGCTGGGATTGGCTGGCGGGGTATTCGGGCTCGCATTGGCGGGTTTGCCATTTTCGGTATCGGCGGCCGTTGGGTTCATCTGCCTTTCGGGTGTCTCGGTGCTCAACGGATTGGTGGTGATGACCAGCATTCGCCGTTACCTGATCGATGGCGCAACGGTCGACGGCGCGGTGATAATGGGGACCATGGATCGCGTCCGCGCGGTGTTGATGACGGGCATCGTCCCTGCTGTCGGCTTCGTGCCGATGGCGATCGCGACGGGAACGGGCGCCGAAGTGCAGCGGCCTCTCGCCATCGTCGTCATTGGTGGGCTGATCAGCGCGACCTTGCTCACGCTGTTCGTGCTGCCGGCGATCAGCAGGCTTTTGTTAAAATGGAATGTGGCACGGGCGGACGAAGCGGTGTCGGCGGTGGCCTAA
- a CDS encoding efflux RND transporter periplasmic adaptor subunit, protein MMTSKMPGRLLAGLVGAVALVGAGGVMLGRTAFAPHPVSTANAAEGDEAGYADDGLVEMDAARAAAAGIQTERIAPASLSAEILGHGNVVAAPDGEALLTARAEGTVSRITKRLGDPVVAGEIIAYLESRDAAAIAAERSTAASRATAARQAFARERRLFDAKVTARQDLEAAQALLAEAEAELRRTQAAAIAAGISGNGRFIAVSSLISGRISKADARLGAHVPAGAELFRVVDPGRMQIEAAVPARDATRIRPGDRAMIDGATGAAIPATVRSTTPGLDPTSRTATILLVADDGHDLQTGQGVRVRITPRGTVVADRVVVPEEAVQSIDGRNSVFVRTSAGFRVAPVVTGQRNGGRVEIVSGINPGAVIATRGAFLLKAERGKGEAEH, encoded by the coding sequence ATGATGACATCGAAAATGCCCGGCCGGCTGCTTGCCGGGCTGGTCGGCGCAGTGGCGCTTGTCGGGGCTGGTGGGGTCATGCTGGGGCGCACGGCGTTTGCCCCACACCCCGTATCGACGGCCAACGCGGCTGAGGGCGACGAAGCAGGCTATGCTGATGACGGCCTTGTCGAGATGGATGCGGCGCGCGCAGCCGCCGCAGGCATCCAGACGGAGCGGATAGCCCCAGCTAGTCTGAGTGCGGAAATATTGGGCCATGGCAATGTCGTTGCCGCCCCGGATGGCGAGGCGCTGTTGACCGCGCGCGCCGAAGGCACGGTGTCGCGCATTACCAAGCGGCTTGGTGATCCTGTCGTAGCGGGCGAGATCATTGCCTATCTCGAAAGCCGCGATGCAGCGGCGATTGCGGCCGAGCGGAGTACCGCTGCGTCGCGGGCGACTGCCGCACGACAGGCATTCGCCCGCGAACGGCGATTGTTCGACGCCAAGGTAACCGCGCGTCAGGACCTTGAGGCTGCACAGGCACTATTGGCCGAGGCCGAGGCTGAACTGCGACGCACACAAGCGGCTGCGATCGCGGCTGGCATCTCAGGTAACGGGCGGTTCATCGCGGTCAGCAGCCTGATTTCCGGGCGGATATCCAAAGCGGACGCGCGTCTTGGCGCTCATGTTCCTGCTGGCGCCGAACTGTTTCGGGTTGTCGATCCAGGCCGGATGCAGATCGAAGCGGCGGTGCCGGCGAGGGATGCCACCCGCATTCGGCCCGGTGACCGGGCGATGATCGATGGTGCGACCGGGGCAGCCATCCCGGCGACCGTTCGTTCGACGACGCCTGGCCTGGACCCCACCAGCCGAACCGCCACGATCCTGCTGGTGGCCGATGATGGGCACGATTTGCAGACCGGACAGGGCGTGCGTGTCCGTATCACGCCGCGAGGTACGGTGGTGGCCGATCGCGTCGTCGTGCCGGAGGAGGCAGTTCAGTCGATCGACGGACGCAATTCCGTATTCGTGCGGACTAGCGCCGGATTCCGGGTGGCGCCGGTCGTTACCGGCCAGCGCAACGGTGGTCGCGTTGAAATTGTGAGCGGAATCAATCCCGGCGCGGTGATCGCGACGCGTGGGGCGTTCCTCCTCAAGGCGGAACGCGGCAAGGGCGAAGCGGAGCATTGA
- a CDS encoding TolC family protein → MLTREQAVEEALARSPAIIAAEAELAMARGRLRQAGIRPNPDLNVEVENFAGSGAYSGVNGAETTVSISQRLDIGGRRAARIGVAQASVVAQEIRLEIAKADLAQSVRGQFALALATEARLTLAKANRSRAWELARVADELVAAGREPPLRAFRAKAHAAQADAALVTAQADDLAARRSLTATLGTAEPIGRIQDWDMAAATPAADARMMLEVRLANAEYLIAQADLGMENAARRLDPSVGAGMRRIEDSGDTAFVASFAMPLPISDRNQGNIAAARAGLRAAEARLNSAVALASVRIGNARTGFDAARTRVDALEGVAVPQAAEALRLADLAYRAGRLSLMELLDAHAASAAAQSELIDARFALAEADAALVRAVA, encoded by the coding sequence GTGCTGACGCGTGAGCAGGCGGTCGAAGAGGCGCTGGCCCGATCGCCGGCGATCATCGCGGCCGAAGCCGAACTGGCGATGGCGCGCGGGCGCCTGCGACAGGCTGGCATCCGTCCCAACCCCGATTTGAATGTCGAGGTGGAGAATTTCGCCGGCAGTGGCGCCTATTCCGGTGTCAATGGAGCGGAAACGACGGTCTCCATATCCCAGCGGCTCGATATCGGCGGAAGGCGCGCCGCGCGCATCGGCGTGGCGCAGGCGTCGGTAGTCGCACAGGAAATACGACTGGAGATCGCGAAGGCCGATCTGGCCCAATCGGTCCGTGGGCAATTCGCGCTCGCACTCGCCACCGAAGCGCGGCTGACGCTGGCCAAGGCCAATCGGTCGCGCGCGTGGGAATTGGCGCGTGTGGCCGATGAACTGGTCGCGGCCGGCCGTGAACCGCCACTGCGTGCCTTTCGCGCAAAGGCCCATGCCGCGCAGGCCGATGCGGCGCTGGTGACGGCGCAGGCTGATGACCTTGCGGCGCGGCGTTCGCTGACGGCAACGCTGGGTACGGCTGAACCGATTGGCCGGATTCAGGATTGGGATATGGCCGCCGCGACACCGGCGGCTGACGCGCGCATGATGCTGGAGGTGCGGCTTGCGAACGCCGAATATCTGATCGCCCAGGCAGATCTGGGCATGGAAAATGCCGCGCGCAGGCTTGACCCATCGGTGGGGGCAGGGATGCGACGGATCGAAGATAGCGGGGATACCGCGTTCGTGGCGTCCTTCGCGATGCCGCTGCCGATCAGTGACCGCAACCAAGGCAATATCGCCGCCGCGCGGGCGGGCCTGCGTGCAGCGGAAGCGCGGCTGAATTCCGCTGTTGCGCTGGCATCCGTGCGGATCGGCAACGCCAGAACGGGCTTTGATGCGGCGCGGACGCGGGTCGACGCGCTGGAAGGGGTGGCCGTTCCGCAAGCGGCAGAAGCGCTGCGACTGGCGGACCTCGCTTATCGCGCCGGCCGCCTGTCGCTGATGGAATTGCTGGACGCGCACGCCGCGTCGGCAGCCGCCCAGAGCGAATTGATCGATGCGCGGTTCGCGCTTGCCGAAGCGGACGCCGCTCTCGTGCGCGCCGTTGCCTAA
- a CDS encoding IS3 family transposase (programmed frameshift) — MPSKKHKPEEIIGKLREVEIVLAQGGTTAEACRRIAVTEQTYYRWRKEYGGLKTDQARRMKDLEKENLRLRRAISDLTLDKLILQEAAPGKLLSPARRRRCIDQLRRELPVSERRICRVLGQHRSTHRKVPRGADDEVRLTEDIIALAKQYGRYGYRRVTALLRDAGWTVNRKRVERIWRKEGLKVPQRQPKRGRLWLNDGSCIRLRPEYPGHVWAYDFVEGRTHDGRKFRILTIIDEASRECLALIVARQLKHEDVLAALADLFIARGPPAHIRSDNGAEFIATAVQTWLAQIGVKTLYIAPGSPWENGYNESFNGSLRDELLNGEIFYSLAEAKVLIEAWRRHYNTVRPHSSLGYRPPAPESATPPLPPSGSASLHLPSAMAAEATMH, encoded by the exons ATGCCGAGCAAGAAGCACAAGCCGGAAGAGATCATCGGCAAGCTGCGTGAAGTTGAGATCGTGCTGGCGCAGGGTGGAACGACGGCCGAAGCCTGCCGGCGCATCGCGGTCACCGAGCAAACCTACTACCGCTGGCGCAAGGAATATGGCGGTCTGAAGACCGACCAGGCGCGGCGGATGAAGGATCTGGAGAAGGAGAATCTGCGGCTTCGCCGGGCGATCTCGGACCTGACGCTGGACAAGCTGATCCTTCAGGAGGCCGCTC CGGGGAAACTTCTGAGCCCCGCGCGGCGGCGACGCTGTATCGATCAGTTGCGGCGGGAGTTGCCAGTGTCCGAGCGGCGTATATGCCGGGTGCTCGGGCAACATCGGTCGACGCATCGCAAGGTGCCGCGCGGGGCGGATGATGAGGTGCGGCTCACCGAGGACATTATCGCACTGGCCAAGCAATACGGCCGCTACGGCTATCGCCGGGTGACCGCATTGCTGCGCGATGCCGGCTGGACGGTGAACCGCAAACGCGTTGAGCGGATTTGGCGCAAGGAGGGGTTGAAGGTGCCACAGCGCCAGCCAAAGCGGGGCCGGTTATGGCTGAACGACGGCTCGTGTATCCGGCTCAGGCCGGAATATCCAGGGCATGTCTGGGCCTACGACTTCGTCGAGGGCCGTACGCATGACGGGCGCAAGTTCCGGATCCTCACCATTATCGACGAGGCCAGCCGGGAGTGCCTCGCGCTTATCGTGGCACGCCAGCTCAAGCATGAAGATGTGCTGGCGGCTCTCGCTGACCTGTTCATCGCGCGGGGACCACCGGCTCATATCCGGTCGGACAATGGCGCCGAGTTTATCGCCACTGCCGTGCAGACATGGCTCGCCCAGATCGGCGTGAAGACCTTGTATATCGCGCCCGGTTCACCGTGGGAGAATGGTTATAACGAAAGCTTCAATGGGTCGCTCCGCGACGAACTGCTCAACGGCGAGATCTTCTACAGCCTCGCCGAGGCCAAGGTGCTGATCGAGGCCTGGCGGCGGCATTACAACACCGTTCGCCCGCACAGCAGCCTCGGCTATCGGCCGCCGGCCCCGGAAAGTGCGACACCGCCATTGCCGCCGTCCGGTTCCGCTTCGCTCCACCTACCGTCAGCAATGGCGGCGGAAGCAACAATGCACTAA
- a CDS encoding elongation factor G produces the protein MVGTGKQVRAIALVGPAGAGKTSLAEALLFAAGAIDRQGVVGAGSSVGDSSPEARSRGGSTELNLLRFDWHGDGFVVVDAPGSAGFAADAALAVRAVDLALVVIDPDPARAPLVEPTLRRLEAAGVPHAVFVNKIDQARGSIEELLAALQPMSAAALVARQIPISAGERVAGFVDLALERAYHYRPGKPSEQVPLTPHVREQEAIARQVMLEQLADHDDVLLEQLLSDEVPSLDLVFGDLTRETQGGLVVPVLFGSALNGHGVRRLLKMLRHDAPGAATTAARLGITGAVAHVLKISHGNAIGRLALARIFGGALDEGADLICADGQSARAGALFALQGGTTTKIKRAEPGDIVGIAKVDLVRAGDVAGIGVAPVGGVAGVELPVANCALAVAVDGHKDEVRLSSALNRLVEEDPGLHWNHDESSHETLLHGINDEHLAVAMERLKRRYGVEVSGHRRGVAYKESIRKPASQHGRHKKQSGGHGQFGDVVIEIRPLDRGGGFIFEDRITGGAIPRQWIPAVEQGARDALARGPFGFPVVDVAVALVDGSFHSVDSSELAFRTAGRMAVADALAAAAPYLLEPMARVTIHTPGSATSRIGSAVAGRRGQMLGMAPKDGWSRWDAIEALLPEAELHGLEGELRSLSQGMAHYEASFDHLAEVASKVAHDIVQRRAEPGGGGKSKG, from the coding sequence ATGGTGGGCACGGGCAAACAGGTGCGGGCCATAGCGCTCGTGGGACCAGCCGGCGCGGGCAAGACCAGCCTTGCCGAAGCCTTGTTGTTTGCGGCGGGCGCAATCGATCGGCAGGGCGTAGTCGGTGCGGGCAGCAGCGTTGGCGATTCCAGCCCGGAAGCGCGATCCCGCGGTGGATCGACCGAACTGAACCTGTTGCGGTTCGATTGGCATGGTGATGGCTTTGTGGTCGTCGATGCGCCGGGATCCGCCGGATTTGCGGCCGATGCAGCGCTGGCGGTCAGGGCAGTTGATCTGGCGCTGGTGGTGATCGATCCCGATCCGGCCCGCGCGCCGCTGGTGGAGCCGACATTGCGCCGGCTGGAGGCGGCCGGCGTGCCGCATGCCGTGTTCGTCAACAAGATCGATCAGGCGCGCGGCAGTATCGAGGAGTTGCTGGCCGCCCTCCAGCCGATGAGTGCGGCGGCGCTGGTGGCGCGCCAAATTCCGATCAGCGCAGGCGAACGGGTAGCTGGGTTTGTCGATCTCGCGCTGGAGCGCGCTTATCATTACCGCCCCGGCAAGCCATCCGAACAGGTTCCGCTTACCCCGCACGTGCGCGAACAGGAGGCGATCGCGCGGCAGGTGATGCTGGAACAACTGGCCGATCATGATGACGTGCTGCTTGAACAACTGCTTTCCGATGAAGTGCCGAGCCTCGATCTCGTTTTTGGTGATCTGACGCGCGAAACGCAGGGCGGGCTGGTGGTGCCGGTGCTGTTCGGTTCCGCATTGAACGGGCATGGCGTACGCCGGCTGCTCAAGATGCTGCGGCACGATGCGCCCGGTGCTGCAACCACGGCTGCCCGGCTGGGCATCACCGGGGCTGTGGCGCATGTGCTGAAGATATCGCACGGCAATGCCATCGGGCGGCTGGCGCTTGCCCGCATATTCGGGGGGGCGCTTGACGAAGGGGCGGACCTGATATGCGCCGATGGCCAGTCCGCCCGCGCGGGCGCGCTGTTCGCCTTGCAGGGGGGCACCACCACCAAGATCAAGCGCGCCGAGCCGGGGGATATCGTCGGCATCGCCAAAGTGGATTTGGTGCGCGCGGGCGATGTCGCCGGTATTGGTGTCGCGCCTGTGGGCGGTGTCGCCGGTGTCGAACTGCCGGTCGCCAATTGTGCGCTGGCGGTGGCGGTGGATGGCCATAAGGACGAAGTCCGCCTGTCGAGTGCGCTCAACCGCCTGGTTGAAGAGGACCCCGGATTACATTGGAACCACGATGAATCCTCACACGAAACGCTGCTGCATGGTATCAATGATGAACATCTCGCCGTGGCGATGGAGCGCCTGAAACGGCGTTATGGGGTGGAGGTTTCCGGGCATCGGCGCGGTGTCGCCTATAAGGAATCGATCCGAAAGCCAGCCAGCCAGCATGGACGGCATAAGAAGCAATCGGGCGGCCACGGCCAGTTTGGTGATGTCGTGATCGAAATTCGTCCGCTCGACCGTGGCGGCGGTTTCATATTCGAGGATCGGATTACCGGCGGGGCCATCCCCCGGCAGTGGATACCGGCGGTGGAGCAGGGCGCGCGCGATGCGCTGGCGCGCGGGCCGTTCGGCTTTCCCGTGGTGGACGTGGCGGTCGCGCTGGTCGATGGATCATTCCACAGCGTCGACAGTTCTGAACTGGCCTTTCGCACGGCCGGGCGGATGGCGGTGGCGGATGCGCTGGCCGCGGCTGCCCCCTATCTGCTCGAACCGATGGCGCGGGTGACGATCCACACGCCGGGAAGCGCCACATCGCGGATCGGTTCGGCGGTGGCCGGTCGGCGCGGCCAGATGCTGGGTATGGCGCCAAAGGATGGCTGGTCGCGCTGGGATGCCATCGAAGCCTTGTTGCCCGAGGCGGAACTGCATGGGCTGGAAGGGGAACTGCGGTCGCTGAGCCAGGGGATGGCGCATTATGAGGCGAGCTTCGATCATCTTGCCGAAGTCGCGTCGAAAGTGGCGCACGATATCGTGCAAAGACGGGCAGAGCCGGGCGGTGGCGGCAAATCGAAAGGCTGA
- a CDS encoding peptidylprolyl isomerase produces the protein MIMRFVLRIGLVLLAALSAPGFAAKTAPGTVLVRLQTSDGPILIEVNVKQAPITATNFLRYVDENRFDGTSFYRAARAPSDPRRGLIQGGINHRLVRAHQPIAHEPNSRTGLKHLDGTVSMARNAPGTAMGDFFITIGPAPGLDARPDYPGYAAFGRIVSGMPVVHRILALPTYPGGYSKATKGQSIINPVKIITARRVP, from the coding sequence ATGATCATGCGCTTCGTACTTCGTATCGGGCTTGTCCTGTTGGCCGCCCTATCAGCCCCCGGCTTTGCCGCCAAAACCGCACCCGGCACCGTGCTGGTCCGCCTGCAAACCAGCGACGGGCCGATCCTGATCGAGGTGAATGTCAAACAAGCGCCAATCACCGCCACCAACTTCTTGCGCTATGTCGATGAAAATCGGTTCGATGGCACAAGCTTCTATCGTGCCGCGCGAGCGCCCAGCGATCCCCGGCGTGGCTTGATCCAGGGCGGAATCAACCACCGTCTCGTCCGCGCGCATCAACCCATCGCCCATGAACCAAATTCACGCACGGGCCTGAAACATCTCGACGGCACGGTCTCGATGGCGCGCAACGCGCCGGGGACCGCGATGGGCGATTTCTTCATTACCATCGGCCCAGCCCCGGGGCTGGATGCGCGGCCGGATTATCCGGGTTATGCGGCGTTCGGCCGCATCGTATCCGGCATGCCTGTCGTTCATCGGATATTGGCCCTGCCCACTTACCCCGGCGGCTATTCCAAGGCGACCAAGGGCCAGTCGATCATAAACCCGGTCAAAATCATCACCGCCCGACGTGTTCCATAA